In a single window of the Zea mays cultivar B73 chromosome 5, Zm-B73-REFERENCE-NAM-5.0, whole genome shotgun sequence genome:
- the LOC109939645 gene encoding uncharacterized protein, with protein sequence MTFSNVDEAYKFYSRYAYEVGFPLKRYRERKNCKWLNCSMEGKRAERGNGTPKVRNTISKRTQCRAGMKLKKIYDDAKENIISVRIDLIHLEHNHEFFRKDTEKNQLQCNKTHDPEYMEFLSAMQESRIPQHCIMDFVSEMHGGPENVPLTTQDMINLKKARQRERNANGVSKLLSFLHCVKKITHSFSLTSN encoded by the exons ATGACATTTAGTAATGTGGACGAGGCGTACAAATTTTATAGCCgatatgcatatgaagttggatttccattGAAGAGATATAGGGAGAGAAAAAATTGCAAGTGGTTGAATTGTTCAATGGAAGGCAAGCGTGCCGAAAGAGGAAATGGTACTCCAAAAGTGCGAAATACAATTTCCAAGCGAACACAATGCAGAGCTGGAATGAAACTTAAAAAAATCTATGACGATGCCAAAGAGAATATCATTTCAGTGCGGATTGATCTTATTCATTTGGAACATAATCATGAGTTCTTCAGAAAGGATACAGAAAAGAATCAGTTACAGTGCAACAAGACACATGATCCAGAATACAtggagttccttagtgcgatgcaagaaAGCAGGATTCCGCAACACTGTATTATGGATTTTGTTTCAGAAATGCATGGTGGACCAGAGAATGTACCGTTAACTACACAAGACATGATCAACCT GAAGAAAGCGCGACAAAGAGAAAGAAATGCCAATGGTGTGTCTAAGCTCCTATCTTTTTTGCATTGTGTAAAAAAGATAACCCACAGTTTTTCTCTGACTTCCAACTAG